The following coding sequences lie in one Nitrospirota bacterium genomic window:
- a CDS encoding DUF116 domain-containing protein, protein MTHAREETPFRGKTYSLFLDELGSARYYELIRQLTDRFLDRCPDEKRLLAQVRNAAARRSFIRKLPGRDADKHLVSFIRQTLRESLSVYTTGVRQHLKGLPLSQRFDAILRTKEEQYHLYMIEIELANRIYREAFRRSSYKFALIAHCLRDFRPDCKAGPGEYETVCRGCSRDCLVHLGSILLKKYDIHPYISVTMDLEKLFRRIKAEHKSVGALGIACVPELAMGMRMCIEMDISPVGIPLDANRCARWMKKAHETSFNLEELEKLIL, encoded by the coding sequence ATGACGCATGCACGTGAAGAAACTCCTTTTCGCGGTAAAACCTATTCTCTCTTCCTGGATGAATTGGGGTCAGCCCGCTATTATGAGCTTATCAGGCAACTCACTGACAGGTTCCTCGATCGCTGTCCGGATGAAAAGAGGCTCCTTGCTCAGGTGCGGAATGCTGCCGCGCGAAGGTCATTCATTAGAAAACTCCCTGGCAGAGATGCTGATAAGCATCTTGTTTCATTTATCCGGCAAACACTGCGGGAGTCCCTTTCCGTATACACAACCGGGGTCCGTCAGCATTTAAAGGGCCTTCCTCTTTCGCAGCGCTTTGACGCCATACTGCGGACAAAAGAGGAGCAGTACCACCTCTACATGATCGAGATAGAGCTGGCCAACAGGATATACAGGGAGGCCTTCAGACGAAGCAGTTACAAATTCGCCCTGATCGCCCATTGCCTTCGCGACTTCAGACCGGACTGCAAGGCAGGTCCGGGAGAATACGAGACCGTATGCAGGGGATGCTCGCGGGATTGTCTTGTCCATCTGGGAAGCATCCTGCTTAAAAAATACGATATCCACCCCTACATTTCCGTCACCATGGACCTTGAAAAGCTCTTCAGGAGGATCAAAGCAGAACACAAGTCAGTGGGGGCACTGGGGATCGCCTGCGTCCCTGAGCTTGCCATGGGAATGAGAATGTGCATTGAGATGGATATTTCTCCTGTGGGAATACCGCTCGATGCAAACCGCTGTGCAAGGTGGATGAAAAAGGCGCATGAGACTTCCTTCAATCTTGAGGAACTGGAAAAACTGATCCTGTAA
- the trpC gene encoding indole-3-glycerol phosphate synthase TrpC — protein sequence MSILKEILAYKKEELKAVKGAVPLSDLKARAKDAAAPRSFKDAVAREKGNPIKLIAELKKASPSKGLIRKDFNLAEIVSIYNKKDVAAISVLTEEHYFSGKLEYLSKVRKKTAKPLLRKDFIFDEYQIYESRVNNADAVLLIVAALEIPQLTDLFELAKELSLDCLVEVHDWKELDTALFCGAGIIGINNRDLKTLNINLNTTFQLLKDIPDDRIIVSESGIDTRANVEALEATRTDAVLIGTAIMKSEDIGRKIDELQGKA from the coding sequence ATGAGCATTCTTAAGGAAATTCTGGCATATAAGAAAGAAGAGCTGAAGGCTGTAAAAGGCGCTGTCCCCCTGTCAGACCTGAAGGCACGGGCAAAGGACGCCGCAGCCCCAAGGTCTTTTAAAGACGCTGTTGCAAGGGAAAAAGGCAATCCAATAAAACTCATCGCGGAGCTTAAAAAAGCGTCTCCTTCAAAAGGGCTGATACGGAAAGATTTCAACCTTGCCGAAATTGTGTCGATCTACAACAAAAAGGATGTCGCCGCCATATCCGTCCTCACTGAAGAGCACTACTTTTCCGGCAAGCTTGAATACCTGAGCAAGGTAAGAAAGAAAACCGCGAAGCCGCTGCTGCGCAAGGACTTTATTTTCGACGAGTATCAGATATATGAATCACGGGTAAATAATGCTGACGCGGTCCTGCTCATAGTCGCGGCACTTGAGATACCTCAGCTCACTGACCTCTTTGAATTAGCGAAAGAGCTCTCGCTTGACTGCCTTGTGGAGGTACACGACTGGAAAGAGCTTGACACGGCCCTGTTTTGCGGCGCGGGAATAATAGGGATAAATAACAGGGACCTGAAGACCCTCAATATAAATTTAAATACGACCTTCCAGCTTCTGAAGGACATCCCCGATGACAGGATCATAGTCAGTGAAAGCGGCATAGATACAAGGGCTAACGTTGAGGCGCTTGAGGCCACAAGGACAGACGCCGTACTCATCGGCACCGCTATAATGAAGTCCGAAGATATCGGCAGGAAGATCGACGAATTGCAGGGAAAAGCTTAA
- a CDS encoding PQQ-dependent sugar dehydrogenase, whose translation MRYALFIRFAAFLMLLSAAEFYTGCDGGDGNGASSPDLSGIKIDVLASGFSQPVHITHAGDGSGRLFVVERSGRIKIIKNGVIQQQPFLDISQKVLSAGGEQGLLSVAFPPGFASKKYFYVNYTAVAGDGDTVVARYRVTADPDTADPAAEQIILTVDQPFANHNGGQLAFGPDGFLYIGMGDGGSGGDPQNNGQNPAALLGKLLRLDVESNPSQPGYSIPASNPFANTAGTRGEIWASGLRNPWRFSFDRQTGDLFIGDVGQRSVEEIDFQSSNSTGGENYGWNIMEGSRCFLSPGCSTGGLVLPVAEYSHSAGECSVTGGMVYRGPGFASLQGVYFFGDFCSGIIRGIRRSGTNIENAALLDTGLGISTFGEDEAGNIYVADYLTGAVYKLSGT comes from the coding sequence ATGCGATATGCACTGTTCATCAGGTTCGCTGCTTTCCTGATGCTGCTATCGGCAGCGGAATTTTATACAGGATGTGACGGAGGAGATGGCAACGGGGCTTCTTCACCGGATCTGTCCGGGATCAAAATAGATGTTCTTGCGTCAGGCTTCAGTCAGCCTGTCCACATTACCCATGCCGGAGACGGGAGCGGAAGGCTTTTTGTTGTCGAGAGATCAGGCCGTATAAAGATCATAAAGAACGGCGTCATTCAGCAGCAGCCTTTTTTAGATATCTCGCAGAAGGTGCTGTCAGCAGGCGGAGAGCAGGGGCTTTTGAGTGTGGCATTCCCGCCTGGGTTTGCCTCTAAAAAATATTTCTACGTGAATTACACCGCTGTTGCCGGAGACGGCGACACCGTTGTGGCCCGCTACAGGGTCACAGCCGACCCGGACACCGCTGATCCGGCCGCCGAGCAGATCATTCTTACCGTTGATCAGCCCTTTGCAAACCATAACGGCGGTCAGTTGGCCTTCGGCCCTGACGGGTTTCTCTATATCGGCATGGGAGACGGCGGAAGCGGCGGAGACCCTCAGAACAACGGTCAAAATCCCGCGGCGCTTCTCGGCAAACTCCTCAGGCTTGACGTGGAGTCCAATCCTTCCCAGCCCGGATACAGCATCCCCGCTTCAAACCCCTTTGCAAACACTGCCGGTACCCGTGGGGAGATCTGGGCCTCAGGACTCAGAAACCCCTGGCGGTTTTCCTTTGACAGGCAGACCGGTGACCTCTTCATCGGAGACGTCGGGCAGAGATCGGTTGAAGAGATCGATTTTCAGTCGTCAAACAGCACAGGAGGAGAAAACTACGGGTGGAACATCATGGAAGGCAGCAGATGTTTTCTGTCCCCCGGCTGCAGCACAGGCGGCCTCGTCCTTCCTGTTGCGGAGTACAGTCACTCAGCAGGAGAATGTTCTGTTACCGGAGGGATGGTCTACCGCGGGCCGGGTTTTGCATCTTTACAGGGTGTCTATTTCTTCGGCGACTTTTGCAGCGGCATCATCCGGGGAATACGCCGGAGCGGCACAAATATTGAAAACGCTGCCCTGCTTGATACCGGGCTCGGCATCAGCACCTTTGGCGAGGACGAAGCTGGAAATATTTATGTAGCCGACTATCTGACCGGGGCAGTATATAAGCTCTCCGGGACGTAA
- a CDS encoding DUF2283 domain-containing protein — protein sequence MKVTYDRKSDLLYIRLDESIQDVINKRVAEDVVLDIGAGDKIVGIEILEASSHVDLSKILPIQHEGIKVSA from the coding sequence ATGAAAGTTACCTATGACAGGAAATCCGACCTTCTTTATATCCGTTTAGATGAAAGTATACAGGACGTGATCAATAAACGTGTCGCCGAGGATGTTGTTCTGGATATCGGAGCAGGTGATAAGATTGTTGGGATCGAGATCCTCGAAGCATCTTCACATGTTGATCTCAGCAAGATACTGCCTATCCAACACGAAGGAATTAAAGTCTCCGCGTAG
- the argB gene encoding acetylglutamate kinase: MKTLIEKANILIESLPFIKKFYGKTFVIKYGGAAMVDEALKNAFAEDVVLLNFIGIKPVIVHGGGPKINKVMEQMGKKPTFIHGQRFTDSETIDIVEMVLGGLINKQIVSLINSHGGRSIGLSGKDGNLIKARKKVIKKVSPETGASEIIDLGLVGEVEKVNPQILFSMERDGFIPVIAPISAGQSNETLNINADYVAGAIASALKAEKLILLTDVEGIKDKKNTLLTNLNAKKIKPLVANGTISGGMLPKVQACQSALADEVKKAHIIDGRVPHALLLEIFTEKGIGTEIVREARKSARK; the protein is encoded by the coding sequence ATGAAGACCCTCATTGAAAAGGCAAACATACTCATAGAGTCGCTGCCGTTCATAAAGAAATTCTACGGCAAGACCTTTGTTATAAAATACGGCGGCGCAGCCATGGTGGACGAGGCCCTGAAAAACGCGTTTGCCGAGGATGTCGTGCTTCTGAACTTCATCGGCATCAAGCCCGTGATAGTGCACGGCGGCGGCCCGAAAATAAACAAGGTGATGGAGCAGATGGGAAAGAAGCCGACCTTTATCCACGGTCAGCGTTTTACCGACAGCGAGACAATTGACATAGTTGAAATGGTCCTCGGCGGGCTGATCAACAAGCAGATCGTGTCATTGATAAACAGCCACGGAGGCCGCTCCATCGGCCTGAGCGGAAAAGACGGCAACCTCATCAAGGCCAGAAAAAAGGTCATTAAAAAAGTCTCTCCTGAAACAGGCGCCTCTGAGATAATCGACCTCGGGCTCGTCGGAGAGGTGGAGAAGGTAAATCCGCAGATCCTGTTCTCAATGGAAAGAGACGGCTTTATCCCTGTGATCGCTCCGATAAGCGCGGGGCAAAGCAATGAGACCCTCAACATCAACGCCGATTATGTCGCAGGCGCGATTGCCTCAGCGCTAAAAGCGGAAAAACTGATATTGCTGACAGACGTTGAAGGCATCAAGGACAAGAAGAATACCCTGCTCACAAACCTGAACGCGAAAAAGATCAAACCCCTCGTGGCAAACGGGACCATTTCAGGCGGGATGCTCCCGAAGGTCCAGGCATGTCAGAGCGCCCTGGCAGATGAAGTCAAAAAAGCGCACATCATTGACGGCCGCGTACCCCACGCCCTCCTCCTTGAGATATTCACTGAAAAAGGAATAGGAACAGAGATAGTCAGAGAAGCCCGCAAGAGCGCAAGAAAATAA
- a CDS encoding short chain dehydrogenase — MKVIVIGATGTIGRAIVQAIGNRHEVVPVSFSKSSIKVDIADRASIARMFETTGRVDAVLCAAGLAKFGPMSSLTDADFAFCLDNKLMGQVNVARIGIDHIKDNGSITLTSGILSRQPMKGSTAISLVNSALEGFGRAAALEMPRGIRINIVSPNWVVDTLKAFNMDPSIGTPVAVVAQAYVKALEGAMNGEVLDAIK; from the coding sequence ATGAAGGTCATTGTCATCGGCGCAACTGGAACAATAGGAAGAGCTATCGTGCAGGCCATCGGGAACCGCCACGAGGTGGTCCCTGTCAGCTTCAGCAAATCATCGATTAAGGTTGATATCGCGGACAGGGCATCCATTGCCAGGATGTTCGAGACAACGGGACGGGTCGATGCGGTGCTCTGCGCAGCGGGACTCGCGAAATTCGGTCCCATGTCTTCGCTTACGGACGCGGACTTCGCATTCTGCCTTGACAACAAACTGATGGGGCAGGTGAACGTTGCCCGCATTGGGATAGATCACATTAAAGACAATGGTTCGATCACCCTTACAAGCGGCATATTAAGCCGCCAGCCCATGAAAGGTTCGACCGCTATCAGCCTTGTAAACTCAGCTCTCGAAGGCTTCGGCAGGGCAGCGGCACTGGAAATGCCGCGCGGTATCCGCATAAATATCGTAAGCCCAAATTGGGTAGTTGATACGCTCAAGGCCTTTAACATGGACCCGTCAATCGGCACTCCCGTCGCCGTGGTCGCCCAGGCATATGTGAAGGCCCTCGAAGGCGCCATGAACGGCGAAGTGCTTGACGCGATAAAGTAG
- a CDS encoding DNA-3-methyladenine glycosylase I → MRNSRQTCSWPATDPLLIEYHDKEWGVPIHSDRKLFEFLILEGFQAGLSWLTILRKRENFRRAFDNFDFNKVAAYDERKIHALLNDSGIIRNRLKIAGAVTNAKAFLKVRKEFGTFDKYIWSFTGGKPIHNGFRSLKELPAKTELSDLISLDLKKRGFKFVGSTILYAHMQATGMVNDHIRKCFRYKGLAGK, encoded by the coding sequence ATGAGAAATAGCAGACAAACCTGTTCATGGCCGGCTACAGACCCTCTTCTTATTGAATATCACGATAAGGAATGGGGCGTTCCGATCCATAGTGATAGAAAACTTTTTGAATTTCTCATACTCGAAGGTTTCCAGGCAGGGTTGAGCTGGCTTACCATTTTGCGGAAGAGAGAGAATTTCAGAAGGGCCTTTGATAATTTCGATTTCAATAAAGTTGCCGCTTATGACGAACGAAAGATACATGCTCTCTTGAACGACAGCGGGATCATCCGCAACAGGTTGAAGATCGCGGGCGCTGTTACAAACGCAAAGGCATTTCTTAAAGTCAGGAAGGAATTCGGGACATTCGATAAATATATCTGGAGTTTTACCGGGGGCAAGCCCATCCATAACGGGTTCAGGTCCCTGAAAGAACTTCCCGCAAAGACTGAACTGTCAGACCTCATAAGCTTGGACCTGAAAAAAAGGGGATTTAAATTTGTCGGCTCGACGATCCTCTATGCCCACATGCAGGCAACCGGAATGGTGAACGATCACATCAGGAAATGCTTCAGGTACAAAGGGCTCGCCGGGAAATGA